A single window of Drosophila suzukii chromosome 3, CBGP_Dsuzu_IsoJpt1.0, whole genome shotgun sequence DNA harbors:
- the Best2 gene encoding bestrophin-2a isoform X2 — protein sequence MTVSYAGEVPNGSSFGCFWKILWKWRGSVYKLIWRELVAYLCLYYTISVIYRFGLTESQQAIFKKIRLYFGQQSESIPMSFVLGFYVNLVVKRWWEQYRLLPWPDTLALFISAAIPNSNGGVNNETGRLMRRNIMRYMVLAYVITLQRISLRVKRRFPTTQHLVDAGLMHESEMKIFEALNQKSPMSKYWMPLVWATNIINRARKDGLIASDHIVQTILVELSDIRRRLGGLIGYDTVCVPLVYTQVVTLVLYTYFIAALLGRQMLPNVLDRNGREDPDLYFPLFTVLQFVFYVGWLKVAEVLINPFGEDDDDIELNWLIDRHIKAAYMIVDEMHEEHPELLRDQYWECVVPKDLPYTVASEHYRKDEPKGSAEKYKVKKEDAMYANIMPGGGKRMLNDDVYADYESVDTPMVERRKNNWLVRQLSRMGSMRSQSTAYSSGGMPFNRNRLNSVYSSPESGLPLTILQQQQLQQAHQQQQAGSQPSKSSLYGKFVHRKSIRAQRQLIKQNSKLNGLNVNVAKSRPRIPTPEVAKDGNTNPGHPATAALAASMKEGFTGSNMPAATNITTLSFPFSVTSSGGETMPSGTLSILPISANAQLPTITTTASGYDPNDVITTIPVSLSIQRSPSALSIVELTGTDVQDGYSNSGSSNGNGGITTTALLSVKPLNGNPNISRNNSFNLSLNLQDPQQRSSMRLVAPTDTVDTSATMPMPHRSGGVETGGIGGSSAPSTLAKHKPEQKTGEVYV from the exons ATGACCGTCTCATATGCGGGAGAAGTGCCAAATGGAAGCAGCTTTGGCTGCTTCTGGAAGATCCTGTGGAA ATGGCGAGGCAGCGTTTACAAATTGATTTGGCGCGAGTTAGTTGCCTATCTCTGTTTATATTATACTATAAGTGTTATCTACAGATTCGGTCTGACAGAAAGTCAGCAAGC catttttaagaaaattcgCCTTTATTTCGGGCAGCAGAGTGAAAGTATACCCATGTCCTTTGTGCTGGGCTTCTATGTAAATCTTGTCGTGAAACGTTGGTGGGAGCAATATCGTCTCCTGCCTTGGCCAGATACGTTGGCCCTTTTTATAAGTGCAGCTATACCCAATTCAAATGGTGGTGTaaat AACGAAACGGGTCGCCTTATGCGTCGTAATATCATGCGCTATATGGTTTTGGCCTATGTGATCACCCTGCAGCGAATTTCCCTCCGTGTGAAACGACGTTTCCCCACTACCCAGCATCTTGTGGATGCGGGTCTGATGCACGAGTCCGAGATGAAGATCTTCGAGGCTCTGAATCAGAAGAGTCCCATGTCCAAGTACTGGATGCCCCTCGTCTGGGCCACCAACATCATAAATCGAGCCAGAAAGGATGGCCTAATTGCCTCGGACCATATTGTCCAGACCATTTTAGTGGAACTTTCAGATATACGTAGACGTTTGGGTGGTCTTATCGGATACGACACGGTCTGTGTTCCTCTGGTCTACACTCAG GTTGTTACCCTGGTGCTTTATACCTATTTCATAGCTGCCCTTTTGGGGCGACAAATGTTGCCCAATGTTTTGGATAGAAATGGTCGCGAAGACCCCGATCTGTACTTCCCCCTCTTCACCGTATTGCAG TTTGTTTTCTACGTGGGCTGGCTGAAAGTGGCCGAGGTGCTAATCAATCCCTTTGGCGAAGATGACGATGATATCGAGCTCAACTGGCTGATTGACCGGCACATCAAG GCCGCCTACATGATCGTGGACGAGATGCACGAGGAGCACCCCGAGTTGCTGCGGGATCAGTACTGGGAGTGCGTGGTGCCCAAGGATCTGCCCTATACGGTGGCCTCCGAGCATTACCGGAAGGACGAACCCAAGGGATCCGCCGAGAAGTACAAGGTGAAGAAGGAGGACGCCATGTACGCCAACATAATGCCCGGTGGCGGAAAGCGGATGCTCAACGACGATGTCTACGCGGATTAC GAGAGCGTGGACACCCCGATGGTGGAGCGGCGAAAGAACAACTGGCTGGTTCGTCAGCTCTCTCGAATGGGTTCCATGAGGAGCCAGTCGACGGCCTACTCCTCTGGCGGAATGCCCTTCAACCGGAACCGCCTCAACTCCGTCTACTCTAGTCCCGAGTCCGGATTGCCACTGACCATcctgcaacagcagcaactgcagcaggCGCATCAGCAACAGCAGGCGGGATCGCAGCCAAGTAAATCGAGTCTCTATGGGAAGTTTGTGCATAGGAAGTCCATAAGAGCACAACGACAACTTATCAAGCAGA ACTCCAAGTTGAATGGCTTGAATGTGAATGTGGCCAAGAGTAGACCGCGGATTCCCACACCCGAGGTGGCTAAGGATGGCAACACGAATCCAG GACATCCCGCCACCGCCGCCCTGGCAGCCAGCATGAAGGAGGGATTCACAGGCAGCA ATATGCCCGCTGCCACCAACATCACCACTCTATCGTTCCCCTTCAGCGTAACCAGCAGCGGTGGGGAAACGATGCCCAGCGGGACCCTGAGTATCTTGCCCATTTCGGCCAACGCCCAGTTGCCCACGATCACGACGACGGCCAGTGGCTACGATCCCAACGATGTGATCACCACGATACCGGTGTCCCTGTCCATTCAGCGATCCCCATCGGCACTTTCCATCGTGGAACTGACCGGTACCGATGTCCAGGATGGATACAGCAACAGTGGTTCCAGCAATGGCAATGGTGGCATTACCACCACGGCCCTGCTCTCCGTTAAGCCCCTCAATGGAAATCCCAATATTTCACGGAATAACAGTTTCAACTTGAGCCTCAATCTGCAGGATCCGCAGCAGCGGTCCTCTATGAGACTGGTAGCACCCACTGATACAGTGGACACCTCAGCCACGATGCCAATGCCTCACAGAAGTGGCGGTGTGGAGACGGGAGGTATTGGAGGGTCTTCGGCTCCCTCAACACTGGCCAAACACAAGCCGGAACAAAAGACCGGAGAGGTGTACGTCTGA
- the Best2 gene encoding bestrophin homolog 1 isoform X1: MTVSYAGEVPNGSSFGCFWKILWKWRGSVYKLIWRELVAYLCLYYTISVIYRFGLTESQQAIFKKIRLYFGQQSESIPMSFVLGFYVNLVVKRWWEQYRLLPWPDTLALFISAAIPNSNGGVNNETGRLMRRNIMRYMVLAYVITLQRISLRVKRRFPTTQHLVDAGLMHESEMKIFEALNQKSPMSKYWMPLVWATNIINRARKDGLIASDHIVQTILVELSDIRRRLGGLIGYDTVCVPLVYTQVVTLVLYTYFIAALLGRQMLPNVLDRNGREDPDLYFPLFTVLQFVFYVGWLKVAEVLINPFGEDDDDIELNWLIDRHIKAAYMIVDEMHEEHPELLRDQYWECVVPKDLPYTVASEHYRKDEPKGSAEKYKVKKEDAMYANIMPGGGKRMLNDDVYADYESVDTPMVERRKNNWLVRQLSRMGSMRSQSTAYSSGGMPFNRNRLNSVYSSPESGLPLTILQQQQLQQAHQQQQAGSQPSKSSLYGKFVHRKSIRAQRQLIKQNSKLNGLNVNVAKSRPRIPTPEVAKDGNTNPATSSVLMAPQQLSTTSAPPGMYPSSYTHDTLLHQESGQVLGTLLLSPIKEMDSSSSNNTLIPGHPATAALAASMKEGFTGSNMPAATNITTLSFPFSVTSSGGETMPSGTLSILPISANAQLPTITTTASGYDPNDVITTIPVSLSIQRSPSALSIVELTGTDVQDGYSNSGSSNGNGGITTTALLSVKPLNGNPNISRNNSFNLSLNLQDPQQRSSMRLVAPTDTVDTSATMPMPHRSGGVETGGIGGSSAPSTLAKHKPEQKTGEVYV, encoded by the exons ATGACCGTCTCATATGCGGGAGAAGTGCCAAATGGAAGCAGCTTTGGCTGCTTCTGGAAGATCCTGTGGAA ATGGCGAGGCAGCGTTTACAAATTGATTTGGCGCGAGTTAGTTGCCTATCTCTGTTTATATTATACTATAAGTGTTATCTACAGATTCGGTCTGACAGAAAGTCAGCAAGC catttttaagaaaattcgCCTTTATTTCGGGCAGCAGAGTGAAAGTATACCCATGTCCTTTGTGCTGGGCTTCTATGTAAATCTTGTCGTGAAACGTTGGTGGGAGCAATATCGTCTCCTGCCTTGGCCAGATACGTTGGCCCTTTTTATAAGTGCAGCTATACCCAATTCAAATGGTGGTGTaaat AACGAAACGGGTCGCCTTATGCGTCGTAATATCATGCGCTATATGGTTTTGGCCTATGTGATCACCCTGCAGCGAATTTCCCTCCGTGTGAAACGACGTTTCCCCACTACCCAGCATCTTGTGGATGCGGGTCTGATGCACGAGTCCGAGATGAAGATCTTCGAGGCTCTGAATCAGAAGAGTCCCATGTCCAAGTACTGGATGCCCCTCGTCTGGGCCACCAACATCATAAATCGAGCCAGAAAGGATGGCCTAATTGCCTCGGACCATATTGTCCAGACCATTTTAGTGGAACTTTCAGATATACGTAGACGTTTGGGTGGTCTTATCGGATACGACACGGTCTGTGTTCCTCTGGTCTACACTCAG GTTGTTACCCTGGTGCTTTATACCTATTTCATAGCTGCCCTTTTGGGGCGACAAATGTTGCCCAATGTTTTGGATAGAAATGGTCGCGAAGACCCCGATCTGTACTTCCCCCTCTTCACCGTATTGCAG TTTGTTTTCTACGTGGGCTGGCTGAAAGTGGCCGAGGTGCTAATCAATCCCTTTGGCGAAGATGACGATGATATCGAGCTCAACTGGCTGATTGACCGGCACATCAAG GCCGCCTACATGATCGTGGACGAGATGCACGAGGAGCACCCCGAGTTGCTGCGGGATCAGTACTGGGAGTGCGTGGTGCCCAAGGATCTGCCCTATACGGTGGCCTCCGAGCATTACCGGAAGGACGAACCCAAGGGATCCGCCGAGAAGTACAAGGTGAAGAAGGAGGACGCCATGTACGCCAACATAATGCCCGGTGGCGGAAAGCGGATGCTCAACGACGATGTCTACGCGGATTAC GAGAGCGTGGACACCCCGATGGTGGAGCGGCGAAAGAACAACTGGCTGGTTCGTCAGCTCTCTCGAATGGGTTCCATGAGGAGCCAGTCGACGGCCTACTCCTCTGGCGGAATGCCCTTCAACCGGAACCGCCTCAACTCCGTCTACTCTAGTCCCGAGTCCGGATTGCCACTGACCATcctgcaacagcagcaactgcagcaggCGCATCAGCAACAGCAGGCGGGATCGCAGCCAAGTAAATCGAGTCTCTATGGGAAGTTTGTGCATAGGAAGTCCATAAGAGCACAACGACAACTTATCAAGCAGA ACTCCAAGTTGAATGGCTTGAATGTGAATGTGGCCAAGAGTAGACCGCGGATTCCCACACCCGAGGTGGCTAAGGATGGCAACACGAATCCAG CCACCAGCTCCGTCCTTATGGCACCACAACAGCTGAGCACCACCAGCGCACCACCGGGCATGTACCCCTCCTCCTACACACACGACACCCTTCTGCACCAGGAGAGCGGCCAGGTGCTGGGCACACTGCTGCTCTCGCCCATCAAAGAGATGGATAGCTCATCGTCCAATAACACTCTGATTCCAGGACATCCCGCCACCGCCGCCCTGGCAGCCAGCATGAAGGAGGGATTCACAGGCAGCA ATATGCCCGCTGCCACCAACATCACCACTCTATCGTTCCCCTTCAGCGTAACCAGCAGCGGTGGGGAAACGATGCCCAGCGGGACCCTGAGTATCTTGCCCATTTCGGCCAACGCCCAGTTGCCCACGATCACGACGACGGCCAGTGGCTACGATCCCAACGATGTGATCACCACGATACCGGTGTCCCTGTCCATTCAGCGATCCCCATCGGCACTTTCCATCGTGGAACTGACCGGTACCGATGTCCAGGATGGATACAGCAACAGTGGTTCCAGCAATGGCAATGGTGGCATTACCACCACGGCCCTGCTCTCCGTTAAGCCCCTCAATGGAAATCCCAATATTTCACGGAATAACAGTTTCAACTTGAGCCTCAATCTGCAGGATCCGCAGCAGCGGTCCTCTATGAGACTGGTAGCACCCACTGATACAGTGGACACCTCAGCCACGATGCCAATGCCTCACAGAAGTGGCGGTGTGGAGACGGGAGGTATTGGAGGGTCTTCGGCTCCCTCAACACTGGCCAAACACAAGCCGGAACAAAAGACCGGAGAGGTGTACGTCTGA
- the Mdr65 gene encoding multidrug resistance protein homolog 65 → MERDEVSTTTSEGKSLEEAPTAEGLEPTEPIAFLKLFRFSTYGEIAWLFFGFIMCCIKALTLPAVVIIYSEFTSMLVDRAMQFGTSSKVHALPLFGGGKTLTNASRVENSEALYDDSISYGILLTIASVVMFISGIFSVDVFNMVALRQVTRMRIKLFTSVMRQDIGWHDLANKQNFTQSMVDDIEKIRDGISEKVGHFVYLIVGFIITVAISFGYGWKLTLAVSSYIPLVILLNYYVAKFQGQLTAREQESYAGAGNLAEEILSSIRTVVSFGGEKSEVQRYENFLVPARKASQWKGAFSGVSDAVLKAMLYLSCAGAFWYGVNLIIDDRYEEDKEYTPAILMIAFFGIIVGADNIARTAPFLESFATARGCATNLFKVIDLTSKIDPLSTDGKLLNYGLRGDVEFQDVFFRYPSRPEVIVHRGLNIKIRAGQTVALVGSSGCGKSTCVQLLQRFYDPVFGSVLLDDLDIRKYNIQWLRSNIAVVGQEPVLFLGTIAQNISYGKPGATQKEIEAAATQAGAHEFITNLPESYRSMIGERGSQLSGGQKQRIAIARALIQNPKILLLDEATSALDYQSEKQVQQALDLASKGRTTIVVSHRLSAIRGADKIVFIHDGKVLEEGSHDDLMALEGAYYNMVHAGDINMPDEVEKEESIEETKRKSLALFEKSFETSPLNFEKGQKNSVQFDEPIIKALVKDTNAKIVEAPPEKPNFFRTFSRILKLARPEWCYLILGTISAIAVGCLYPAFSIIFGEFYAALAEQDPNEALSRTAVLSWACLGLAFLTGLVCFLQTYLFNYAGIWLTTRMRAMTFNAMVSQEVGFFDDENNSVGALSARLSGEAVGVQGAIGYPLSGMIQALSNFISSVSVAMYYNWKLALLCLANCPIIVGSVILEAKMMSNAIVREKQVIEEACRIATESISNIRTVAGLRREADVIREYTEEIQRVEVLIRQKLRWRGVLNSTMQASAFFAYAVALCYGGVLVSEGQLPFQDIIKVSETLLYGSMMLAQSLAFTPAFSAALIAGHRLFQILDRKPKIQSPMGTIKNTLAKQLNLFEGVRYRGVEFRYPTRPDAKILNGLDLEVLKGQTVALVGHSGCGKSTCVQLLQRYYDPDEGSIHIDHDDIQNDLTLEGVRTRLGIVSQEPTLFERSIAENIAYGDNRRSVSMAEIIAAAKSANAHSFIISLPNGYDTRMGARGTQLSGGQKQRIAIARALVRNPKILLLDEATSALDLQSEQLVQQALDSACSGRTCIVIAHRLSTVQNADVICVIQNGQVVEQGNHMQLISQGGIYAKLHKTQKDH, encoded by the exons ATGGAGCGGGATGAGGTGTCCACCACGACCAGCGAGGGCAAATCCCTGGAGGAGGCGCCCACGGCGGAGGGTCTGGAGCCCACGGAGCCCATTGCCTTCCTGAAACTCTTTCGATTCTCCACGTACGGCGAGATCGCCTGGCTGTTCTTCGGGTTCATAATGTGCTGCATCAAGGCCCTGACCCTGCCCGCCGTGGTCATCATCTACAGCGAGTTTACATCCATGCTGGTAGACCGTGCCATGCAGTTCGGCACCAGCTCAAAGGTCCATGCCTTGCCTCTTTTTGGAGGTGGTAAAACTCT TACGAATGCATCAAGGGTGGAAAACAGCGAAGCCTTATATGACGATTCTATATCATATGGCATTCTCTTGACCATTGCTTCGGTAGTAATGTTCATCTCAGGGATTTTCTCTGTGGATGTCTTTAATATGGTAGCCCTACGTCAAGTAACAAGGATGCGGATTAAGCTCTTCACATCCGTGATGCGTCAGGACATCGGTTGGCACGATCTGGCGAACAAGCAAAACTTCACCCAGAGCATGGTTGA CGATATCGAAAAGATTCGCGATGGCATATCTGAGAAAGTGGGACACTTTGTGTACTTGATTGTGGGCTTTATCATAACCGTTGCCATATCATTTGGCTATGGCTGGAAGCTCACCTTAGCTGTGAGTTCATATATACCTCTGGTGATCCTGCTTAATTACTATGTCGCCAAG TTCCAAGGCCAGTTAACGGCTCGAGAACAGGAATCCTATGCAGGAGCTGGTAATTTGGCAGAGGAAATTCTGAGTTCCATTCGGACTGTGGTTTCTTTCGGTGGAGAAAAGTCGGAGGTACAGCGCTACGAGAACTTTTTAGTCCCAGCTCGAAAGGCCAGTCAGTGGAAAGGAGCCTTCTCAGGGGTCAGTGATGCTGTTTTAAAGGCCATGTTGTACCTATCCTGCGCTGGAGCATTTTGGTATGGCGTCAATCTTATTATCGACGATCGATATGAGGAAGACAAGGAGTATACACCGGCTATTCTGATGATT GCTTTCTTTGGCATCATTGTGGGTGCGGATAACATAGCCAGAACGGCGCCATTCCTTGAGTCCTTTGCCACCGCCCGCGGTTGTGCCACCAACCTCTTTAAGGTCATTGACCTAACCTCCAAGATCGATCCGCTTTCCACAGATGGCAAGCTCTTGAACTACGGTCTTCGTGGTGACGTGGAGTTTCAGGACGTCTTCTTCCGATATCCTTCACGTCCGGAGGTTATAGTTCACAGGGGATTAAACATCAAGATCAGAGCGGGTCAAACTGTGGCCTTGGTTGGTTCCTCGGGCTGTGGAAAGTCCACTTGCGTCCAGCTGCTCCAGAGGTTCTACGATCCTGTTTTCGGTTCAGTGCTCCTGGACGACCTGGACATTAGGAAGTACAACATCCAATGGCTAAGATCAAATATTGCCGTTGTGGGCCAGGAACCAGTTCTATTTTTGGGCACAATAG CACAAAACATAAGCTATGGTAAACCAGGAGCTACACAAAAAGAGATCGAGGCAGCTGCCACTCAGGCGGGGGCTCACGAGTTCATTACCAATCTTCCAGAG AGCTATCGCAGCATGATTGGTGAGAGGGGCTCACAGCTCTCCGGAGGTCAGAAACAACGCATAGCCATCGCCCGAGCTTTGATTCAGAACCCCAAGATCTTGCTGCTGGATGAGGCCACTTCTGCACTGGATTACCAATCGGAGAAACAGGTTCAACAAGCCCTGGACTTGGCCAGTAAAGGTCGTACAACCATTGTGGTTTCCCATCGACTATCAGCTATTCGGGGTGCAGATAAGATTGTCTTTATCCATGATGGGAAAGTTTTGGAGGAGGGCTCCCACGATGATCTAATGGCTCTTGAGGGTGCCTATTACAACATGGTTCATGCTGGCGACATCAACATGCCCGATGAGGTGGAAAAGGAGGAGAGTATTGAGGAAACCAAAA GAAAAAGCCTGGCTCTGTTTGAGAAGTCCTTTGAGACCAGTCCCCTGAACTTTGAGAAAGGTCAGAAGAACAGCGTCCAGTTTGACGAACCCATTATAAAGGCACTCGTAAAGGACACCAATGCCAAGATAGTCGAGGCTCCCCCCGAGAAACCAAACTTCTTCCGCACGTTCTCGAGGATCCTTAAGCTTGCCAGACCCGAGTGGTGTTACCTAATATTGGGAACCATAAGCGCCATAGCCGTGGGCTGTTTGTATCCAGCTTTCTCCATCATTTTTGGTGAATTCTATGCAGCCCTGGCTGAACAGGATCCGAATGAGGCCCTAAGTCGTACGGCTGTGCTTTCCTGGGCTTGTTTGGGCCTGGCTTTTTTGACTGGACTGGTCTGCTTCCTGCAAACCTATTTGTTTAACTACGCAGGCATTTGGCTGACAACCAGAATGCGAGCCATGACTTTCAATGCGATGGTGAGCCAGGAAGTTGGATTTTTCGACGATGAGAATAATTCAGTGGGAGCTCTATCCGCTCGCTTGTCCGGCGAGGCAGTTGGTGTCCAGGGAGCCATTGGTTATCCCTTGAGCGGGATGATCCAGGCCCTGTCCAACTTTATATCGAGTGTCAGCGTTGCCATGTACTACAACTGGAAATTGGCCCTCTTGTGTTTGGCCAATTGTCCCATCATTGTGGGTTCTGTCATCCTGGAAGCCAA GATGATGTCTAATGCTATAGTGAGGGAAAAGCAGGTGATTGAGGAAGCTTGTCGCATTGCCACCGAATCCATATCTAACATACGCACTGTTGCCGGTTTGAGGAGGGAGGCGGATGTTATCCGGGAGTACACGGAGGAGATCCAAAGAGTGGAGGTGTTGATCCGTCAAAAGCTAAGATGGCGAGGAGTCCTTAACTCCACCATGCAGGCATCGGCATTCTTTGCTTATGCCGTGGCCCTCTGCTACGGCGGTGTTTTGGTGTCCGAAGGTCAGCTGCCCTTCCAGGATATTATCAA GGTATCGGAAACCTTGCTGTACGGCTCCATGATGCTGGCCCAATCCCTGGCCTTTACCCCTGCCTTCTCCGCTGCTCTGATCGCGGGTCACCGCCTCTTCCAGATCCTGGATCGCAAACCCAAGATTCAGTCACCCATGGGTACTATCAAGAATACTCTCGCCAAGCAGTTAAATCTTTTCGAGGGTGTACGCTATCGGGGTGTTGAATTCAGATACCCAACACGACCTGATGCAAAGATTCTCAATGGCTTGGATCTTGAAGTGCTCAAGGGTCAAACGGTGGCCCTGGTGGGTCATTCCGGGTGTGGAAAGTCCACTTGTGTGCAGCTGCTACAGCGCTACTACGATCCCGATGAGGGGTCTATA CACATAGATCACGATGACATCCAAAATGATCTGACCCTTGAGGGGGTAAGGACCAGATTGGGTATAGTCTCCCAAGAACCCACTCTTTTTGAACGGTCGATAGCGGAGAATATAGCCTATGGGGACAATCGTCGATCTGTTTCCATGGCGGAGATTATTGCTGCAGCCAAGAGTGCCAATGCTCATAGTTTTATCATTTCCCTGCCCAATGGTTACGATACGCGAATGGGAGCCAGAGGCACTCAATTGTCTGGTGGTCAGAAGCAACGTATTGCCATTGCCAGGGCACTGGTGAGGAACCCCAAGATCCTACTCCTCGACGAGGCCACCTCAGCCCTAGATTTGCAAAGCGAACAACTGGTCCAACAGGCCTTGGATTCCGCCTGCTCCGGGCGAACCTGTATCGTCATAGCCCATCGTCTGTCAACCGTCCAGAATGCGGATGTGATCTGTGTGATCCAAAATGGTCAGGTGGTGGAGCAGGGTAACCACATGCAGCTGATTTCCCAGGGCGGAATCTATGCCAAGCTACACAAGACCCAAAAGGATCATTGA